Within the Coraliomargarita parva genome, the region GTCTTTAAGATCGAGAGCCCACTGGAGGTCAAAGTCCGCAGCTTGCGGACCGCTTTCACCTCCTACGATTACCCAGTCGATTCCTGTGAGATCCAGATTTACTGGTTCACGGAGAGGTTCAACTGAAAGACCTCTACAGACGGCAGGTACTTGCCGCAGATAATCGACCTGACGAGCCATACGCTGGTCGATCACAGAAGACATCGGGACCACATTTATCGGCCATTCTTTACCTCGTGATCGAAGGTATTCGGCGAATTCGAGCATCCTGCGCGGACGCTTCGTGAGCCACAACCAGACATGTCTGGAGCCATTGGGTGAAGTTGCCACATCAACGATTTCATTTTCGAGGTATTCGAAGGAAACCCCGTTGCTCAAGGCATCGCCCATATCGGAAACAAACCACAAGCGTGGGAATCCGTTGAGCCATGGCTTGTTCGTTCGATCCAACCCGAGTAGGGGGCGGGTTCGTGCCGCGGTTTCCATACGACCGGGATACAGTGTCACATCCTCAAACCGGTC harbors:
- a CDS encoding DUF5131 family protein; translated protein: MQITKIQWCDGTINPVMGCDGCPLRLSDRAVCSEIENRLRCEVENITKESIQGILTSYIVDEDPNRRRRIENSIANAGISGLKKNQLRLMTQRIYSQTSACYAGKVIDAVGIHRQGHPDRFEDVTLYPGRMETAARTRPLLGLDRTNKPWLNGFPRLWFVSDMGDALSNGVSFEYLENEIVDVATSPNGSRHVWLWLTKRPRRMLEFAEYLRSRGKEWPINVVPMSSVIDQRMARQVDYLRQVPAVCRGLSVEPLREPVNLDLTGIDWVIVGGESGPQAADFDLQWALDLKDECERKGVAFFVKQLGANPIFNGERLTLKDSHGGDWDEWPDRLRVRSLPEKFKDLVL